The stretch of DNA TTGTCATATAAATTAGGGCGTCTTTATCAGCAGCATATTCTCTATTTCTATTTTTGGCTAATAAATCATATTCCAGTTCTTTCACTTTTCTCTTGATTTCTTCTGTTTCCTCATTTGCTTTTTTATAATAGTATTCCAACAATATTTGTTCTATAAATCCTTTTTGAGCAGATTTACCTTTGGATTCTGCAACGGTAACTCCTAATTCCTCCAATTTTCTGCGATATTCCTGATTGTCTCGACCACTTCTTGCAGCATCTTTGTTTATCAAATGAGCCATTTCATGCGCTATTACATAAGCAAGAACAGATATTTCTCCTGAAAAACTATCTATAAAACCTCGTTCAATAATAACTGCATTACTACAATCAGCATGAGCATTCATTTCATAGTCTTTATTTTTTGGAATTATAACTCTCCATGGGTAATTGTCAAGTTTATTAGCTCTTGCAAGTCTTTCTACTATTCTGTAAGCCTGATAAAAACGGCTGTCTAAATCTTCTTCAGCCTGCTTGTATAATCGAGTTTCCGGATTAGATATTGCACTTTTTACTTCATTTTTAATAATTTTTGCTTTTTGAACGGCAAAAGCTCTATCTCCACTAGCCATAGAGAAAAATATAAATACGATAATAATCCAACTAATACTATGTCCCAAAAAATATAATGATTGGGAAGGTATGTTCTCGGAGGAACCTCCGCAGGATGCGGTAGCATCCGAGAACCAGTGACGGAGAGAATTTGCCCTCCCAAATTTATGAAATAGTCTATTAATATGCTTTAAACACATCTTACTCAATAACCCAAATAATTAATTTTACTAAATATTAGGTTTTTTATTAAAATTTATAGCCTGCTCAAATGAATAAGCAACTCTTAACATAGTTTCTTCAGATAATACAGGGCCTAAAATCTGGAGTCCTATGGGTAACCCCTTATTATCAAGTCCAGATGGAAGGCTTATGCCTGGAATTCCAGCTAAATTTGCAGTAATTGTTGCTATATCCATTAAGTACATGCTTAATGGGTCAGAAACTTTGGATCCAATCTCAAAAGCAGTGCTTGGACAGGTTGGACAAATAAGAAGGTCCACTTTTTCCCAGGCTTTATCAAAATCTTTTTTAATCAAACTTCTAATCTGCTGGGCTTTTTTGTAGTAAGCATCGTAATAGCCTGAACTTAAAGCATAAGTTCCAAGCATAATTCTTCTTTTCACTTCATCGCCAAAACCTTCAGCTCTGGTTTTAGTATACATTTCCATTAGATTTTCAGCATTAGGAGTTCTATATCCATATTTAACGCCGTCATATCTTGCCAGATTAGCACTAGCTTCTGCTGTTGCGATGATATAATAAGTTCCAATAGCATATTTATTATGAGGAAGAGATACTTCTTCAATCTTAGCTCCAAGATTTTCAAGTACTTTTATTGAATTTGACAGTGCCTCTTTAACTTCAGGTTGTAGGCCTTCACCTGATAATTCAGATACAACGCCTATTCTTAAACCGGAAATATCTTTTTTTAGATTAGCAAGATAATTGGGGACAGGTATATCAATTGAAGTGGAATCATAGCAATCATGCCCACT from Candidatus Melainabacteria bacterium RIFOXYA2_FULL_32_9 encodes:
- the gatA gene encoding aspartyl/glutamyl-tRNA amidotransferase subunit A (allows the formation of correctly charged Asn-tRNA(Asn) or Gln-tRNA(Gln) through the transamidation of misacylated Asp-tRNA(Asn) or Glu-tRNA(Gln) in organisms which lack either or both of asparaginyl-tRNA or glutaminyl-tRNA synthetases; reaction takes place in the presence of glutamine and ATP through an activated phospho-Asp-tRNA(Asn) or phospho-Glu-tRNA), with the translated sequence MNDLHYKTSVELRQALLNKEISAKELVDNAYTRINQVEDKIQAFTSLTKELAYEVAEEVDKKIANNEELPPLAGIPMGVKDNICIKGHITTASSKMLENFVAPYSATVAHKLRENLIPVIGKTNLDEFAMGSSTENSALKITRNPWNLDMVPGGSSGGSSACVSAGETVISLGSDTGGSIRLPASFCGIVGMKPTYGMVSRFGLIAFASSLDQIGPLGRSVEDVATTLQVISGHDCYDSTSIDIPVPNYLANLKKDISGLRIGVVSELSGEGLQPEVKEALSNSIKVLENLGAKIEEVSLPHNKYAIGTYYIIATAEASANLARYDGVKYGYRTPNAENLMEMYTKTRAEGFGDEVKRRIMLGTYALSSGYYDAYYKKAQQIRSLIKKDFDKAWEKVDLLICPTCPSTAFEIGSKVSDPLSMYLMDIATITANLAGIPGISLPSGLDNKGLPIGLQILGPVLSEETMLRVAYSFEQAINFNKKPNI